In Streptomyces nojiriensis, one genomic interval encodes:
- a CDS encoding ABC transporter ATP-binding protein, translating into MIRFEQVSVVYEGASAPSLRGVDLVIPEGELTLLVGPSGVGKSTLLGTVSGLVPHFTGGTLRGRVTVAGRDTRTHEPRELADVVGTVGQDPLAHFVTDVVEDELAYGMESLGLPPAVMRRRVEETLDLLGLNELRDRPIATLSGGQQQRVAIGSVLTPHPRVLVLDEPTSALDPAAAEEVLAVLQRLVHDLGTTVLMAEHRLERVVQYADRVLLLPSPGAAPVIGTPAEIMAVSPVHPPVVSLGRLAGWSPLPLSVRDARRRAAPLVARLSAAPGIPDRLSGPAHPAASQGSAPDPAPQTPAGLKLPAPPVPAPPAFEAIPAPPAPEANPAPSAFEAIPASPAFEARGSGGGAPVAGAPGLLSRLLRRGRPSPDSAPAPREAPAEVHRVTVRRGRVQALHDITLTVAPGETIALMGRNGAGKSTLLSTLVGTVTPTTGEVTVGGRTPHRTAPPEMVRRVGLVPQEPRDLLYADTVAAECAAADSDAAAPPGTCRDLVSALLPDVPDDIHPRDLSEGQRLALALALVLTGRPALLLLDEPTRGLDYAAKVRLVEILRGLAADGHAIVLATHDVELAAELAHRVVILAGGEIVADGPTAEVVVSSPAFAPQVAKVLAPDPWLTVRQVAEALDAAEAP; encoded by the coding sequence GTGATCCGCTTCGAGCAGGTGTCGGTCGTCTACGAGGGCGCGTCCGCCCCCTCCCTGCGGGGCGTCGACCTGGTGATCCCCGAGGGGGAGCTGACGCTGCTGGTCGGCCCGTCTGGTGTCGGCAAGTCCACCCTGCTGGGGACGGTCTCCGGACTGGTCCCGCACTTCACGGGCGGCACCCTGCGGGGCCGGGTCACGGTCGCCGGCCGGGACACGCGCACCCACGAGCCGCGCGAGCTCGCGGACGTGGTCGGCACGGTCGGCCAGGACCCCCTCGCGCACTTCGTGACGGACGTGGTCGAGGACGAGCTCGCCTACGGCATGGAGTCGCTGGGCCTGCCGCCTGCGGTGATGCGCCGCCGGGTGGAGGAGACCCTGGACCTGCTGGGCCTGAACGAGCTGCGCGACCGGCCGATCGCGACGCTGTCCGGCGGCCAGCAGCAGCGGGTGGCGATCGGCTCGGTCCTCACCCCGCACCCGCGGGTGCTGGTGCTGGACGAGCCGACGTCCGCGCTCGACCCGGCGGCGGCGGAGGAGGTCCTCGCGGTCCTGCAGCGCCTGGTGCACGACCTGGGCACGACCGTGCTGATGGCGGAGCACCGGCTGGAGCGGGTCGTCCAGTACGCCGACCGGGTCCTGCTCCTGCCGTCGCCGGGCGCGGCCCCGGTCATCGGCACCCCGGCCGAGATCATGGCCGTCTCCCCGGTCCACCCGCCGGTGGTCTCCCTGGGCCGCCTCGCGGGCTGGTCCCCGCTCCCCCTCTCGGTCCGCGACGCCCGCCGCCGAGCCGCTCCGCTGGTGGCCCGCCTGTCCGCTGCGCCAGGCATCCCGGACCGCCTGTCCGGGCCCGCCCACCCCGCCGCTTCCCAGGGCTCCGCCCCGGACCCCGCGCCTCAAACGCCGGCGGGGCTGAAACTTCCGGCCCCGCCCGTTCCAGCCCCGCCGGCGTTTGAGGCGATCCCAGCCCCGCCGGCGCCTGAGGCAAACCCAGCCCCGTCGGCGTTTGAGGCGATTCCAGCCTCGCCGGCGTTTGAGGCGCGGGGGTCCGGGGGCGGAGCCCCCGTCGCCGGAGCCCCCGGGCTGCTCTCGCGCCTGCTCCGCCGCGGCCGGCCGAGCCCCGACTCCGCCCCCGCCCCCCGGGAGGCCCCGGCCGAGGTCCACCGGGTCACCGTCCGCCGCGGCCGCGTACAGGCCCTGCACGACATCACCCTCACCGTGGCCCCGGGCGAAACCATCGCCCTCATGGGCCGCAACGGCGCCGGCAAGTCCACCCTCCTCTCCACCCTCGTCGGTACGGTCACCCCCACCACCGGCGAGGTGACCGTCGGCGGCCGCACCCCCCACCGCACGGCACCGCCCGAGATGGTGCGCCGCGTCGGCCTCGTTCCGCAGGAACCCCGCGACCTCCTCTACGCCGACACGGTCGCCGCCGAGTGCGCCGCCGCCGACTCCGACGCCGCCGCGCCCCCCGGCACCTGCCGGGACCTCGTCTCCGCGCTGCTTCCGGACGTACCCGACGACATCCACCCGCGCGACCTCTCCGAGGGCCAGCGCCTGGCCCTCGCCCTGGCCCTCGTCCTCACCGGCCGACCCGCCCTGCTGCTCCTGGACGAGCCCACCCGCGGCCTGGACTACGCCGCCAAGGTCCGCCTGGTCGAGATCCTGCGCGGCCTGGCCGCCGACGGCCACGCCATCGTCCTGGCCACCCACGACGTGGAGCTCGCCGCCGAGCTGGCCCACCGCGTGGTGATCCTGGCCGGCGGGGAGATCGTCGCGGACGGCCCGACCGCCGAGGTCGTCGTCTCCTCGCCCGCCTTCGCGCCGCAGGTGGCGAAGGTCCTCGCCCCGGACCCCTGGCTCACCGTGCGCCAGGTCGCCGAGGCCCTGGACGCGGCGGAGGCCCCGTGA
- a CDS encoding transglycosylase SLT domain-containing protein has translation MSSACLRPPLSPSEGQSVSNAIIRRIATSKKALAGSVVALGVAGSMLATVPAQAAPVSAKAIAQQMIKDPAQFAAFDKIISHESGWDYTATNASSGAYGLAQALPASKMASAGADWKTNPATQIKWGLDYMNDRYGSPVGAWNFWSANHWY, from the coding sequence ATGTCTTCGGCATGTCTGCGACCGCCCTTGTCCCCGTCGGAAGGTCAATCCGTGTCCAACGCCATCATCCGCCGCATCGCCACCTCCAAGAAGGCCCTCGCGGGCTCCGTCGTCGCCCTGGGCGTCGCCGGCTCCATGCTCGCCACCGTTCCCGCCCAGGCGGCCCCGGTGAGCGCCAAGGCGATCGCGCAGCAGATGATCAAGGACCCGGCCCAGTTCGCCGCCTTCGACAAGATCATCTCCCACGAGAGCGGCTGGGACTACACCGCGACCAACGCCTCTTCCGGTGCCTACGGCCTGGCCCAGGCCCTGCCGGCCTCGAAGATGGCCTCCGCGGGTGCGGACTGGAAGACCAACCCGGCCACCCAGATCAAGTGGGGCCTGGACTACATGAACGACCGCTACGGCAGCCCGGTCGGCGCCTGGAACTTCTGGTCCGCCAACCACTGGTACTAA
- a CDS encoding ECF transporter S component — protein MNRPARPGRPARPSRPVRIGPRAAVTLVLVTLIGIAAFGWPLLADRGSGLAHAQDAPWLFAALLPLLVAVVVATIADNGMDAKAVAMLGVLAAVGAALRPLGAGTAGLEPMFFLMVLSARVLGPGFGFVLGSVTMFASALLTGGVGPWMPFQMLAMGWFALGAGLLPGPERIRGRAELLMLASYGFAGSFAYGTVMNLQGWVLLQGMGQGISFHPGEPVAANLARFAAYCLATSVGWDLGRAVLTVVLTLALGATLLKALRRATRKAAFAPPSPSIRGPRPRANPPSGRVRTAAEGDIRGLPR, from the coding sequence GTGAACCGCCCCGCCCGTCCCGGCCGTCCCGCCCGTCCCTCCCGCCCCGTCCGGATCGGCCCCCGCGCCGCCGTCACTCTGGTCCTCGTCACCCTCATCGGCATCGCGGCCTTCGGCTGGCCGCTGCTCGCCGACCGCGGGTCGGGCCTCGCGCACGCGCAGGACGCCCCCTGGCTCTTCGCCGCGCTCCTCCCGCTGCTGGTGGCGGTGGTCGTCGCGACCATCGCCGACAACGGCATGGACGCGAAGGCGGTGGCGATGCTCGGTGTGCTCGCCGCCGTCGGGGCGGCGCTGAGACCGCTGGGCGCGGGTACGGCCGGGCTGGAGCCCATGTTCTTCCTGATGGTGCTCAGCGCGCGGGTCCTCGGTCCCGGCTTCGGCTTCGTCCTGGGCTCGGTGACGATGTTCGCCTCCGCCCTGCTGACGGGCGGGGTCGGGCCGTGGATGCCGTTCCAGATGCTGGCGATGGGCTGGTTCGCGCTGGGGGCCGGGCTGCTGCCGGGCCCGGAGAGGATCCGGGGCCGGGCGGAGCTGCTGATGCTGGCCTCGTACGGCTTCGCGGGCTCGTTCGCGTACGGCACGGTCATGAACCTGCAGGGCTGGGTGCTGCTGCAGGGCATGGGCCAGGGCATCTCCTTCCATCCGGGGGAGCCGGTGGCCGCGAACCTGGCGCGGTTCGCCGCGTACTGCCTGGCGACCTCGGTGGGCTGGGACCTGGGCCGGGCCGTACTGACGGTCGTACTGACCCTCGCCCTCGGGGCGACCCTGCTGAAGGCGCTGCGCCGGGCGACCCGCAAAGCTGCCTTCGCCCCCCCGTCTCCTTCGATCCGGGGGCCTCGACCGCGGGCGAACCCGCCTTCGGGAAGGGTACGAACGGCAGCGGAGGGTGACATTCGGGGCCTCCCCCGGTGA